The sequence below is a genomic window from Uranotaenia lowii strain MFRU-FL chromosome 2, ASM2978415v1, whole genome shotgun sequence.
gtcatttttgtcatttttgtcatttttgtaatttttatcatttttgtcatttttgtcatttttttcacttttgtcattttggtcatatttttcacatttctcatttttgtcattttttcccttttgtcattttgtcatttttttcatttttgtcattattgtcatttttttttaatttttgttatttatgtcatttttgtcctttttgtcatatttttcatttctgtcattttggtcatatttttcatatttctcatttttgttattattgttatttttcccttttgtcattttgttattttttaatttttgtcatttttgtcatatttcacatttttgtcattattgtcaatttggtcatttttggcattttaatcatttttgtcattttttcatttttgtcatttttgtcatttttgttacttttaacatttttgtcatttttgtaatttttgtaatttttgtaatttttgtaatttttgtcatttttgtcatttttgtcatttttgtcacttttgtcattttggtcatatttttcacatttctcatttttgtcattttttcccttttgtcattttgtcattttttcatttttgtcaatattttcatttttttttaatttttgttatttatgtcatttttgtcatttttgtcctttttgtcatatttttcattttcgtcatattttttttatttttatcatttttataatttttgtcattttttatcatttttgtcatttttgccattcttgTTATTCTTGTAACTTTcgtcaattttggtcaatttgatcatttttgtcactttagtcaatttttgacatttttgtcctttttgtcagtttggtcatttttgtaattttctgtcatttttgtcattttcgtcattgtAGTCCTTTTCgtcaattttggtcattttcatcattttagtcatttttgtcatttttgtcatttttgtcattttggtcattctggtattttttgtcatttttgtcattttcattcattttttttcatttttttttcatttttgtcatttttgccatatttgtcatttttgtcatttttgtcatttttgtcatttttgtcatatttgtcatttttgtcatttttgtcatttttgtaatttttgtcaattttgtcgtttttgccatttttgcatttttgtcatttttgtcatttttgtaattcttgtcatttttttaaattcttgtcaaatttgtcatttttgtcatttttataattttttttattttggtcatttttgtcatttttgccattcttgtcattttttccattctcgacattctcgttatttttgtcattttcgtcattttgtcattttgctcaattttgttattttggttaattttgtcattttggtcatttttatcatttttgtcaattaagtcattttggtcagttttgtaatttttttatgttgtaatttttgtcatttatgtcatttttgacattatttttttgcacttttgccattttattcacttttgtcatttttatcaattttgccatttttttttattttatcgtttttgatttttttttttttcattttgcaatgtctatcatttttgtcatttggttacttttatcaattttgtcattcttgaatCCAATGAAAAGTAGTTTAAAATGACAGGTTTTACTTGCAAgtttctataaataaacaaactcattgccTATGCAATGCagctttttgcgattttttataTGTATTTTTGGTTGACCAGCTTTCATATTAACAGTCAGAGACGCccaaattaaagaaaaacatttaaaaaaagtttttttttatagataatgtttatatttttttctggaatacaAGATGCatggtttgttcacatgaaatgtactgaaaGAATAATGGAATATTTGTAAGacaatgttttgttttcatctTTGAACTTGaacttaatgaaattttttgtctaGACCAGAGCTCATGTTGGGCGATGCTTGCGCTACTTTGGCTATTGCGACGAGTAGCAGATCTAGTAGAGAAGACTCGAGTCATGTCTTCTAAATCAAATGCTTACCCGACTTAAAGTGTTGATCAGgtgtttttaataatattaattcgttccaacttgttccataaataacattcCAATACGATTGTAGAAACTAAagtcaattttaataaattaaaattttcatttttatttttactttttcaagatTACAAAAGATACATTCATcagatttaaatgatttttttttcagcttctAAAACTAGTGCGAtctcaatttttatcataataacaacatttaagaaaataaaaaaaccagTAAACTCAAcgaaatcaaacgaaaacaGATCAAATCAATTGATGAACGCCAAATTTCATCCAACTACCTTCTGAGGACAATGTCGTCTCGCGTTGAATCCGTTCCAATCAAATagaatggtggctccagagagaagaAGTATTCAATTGTTCATCATAGACGTGAGGAGAGGTTTATTAATTTCTGTTTTCAGCTGCGATAGTTCTTCGAAACTATTTGCTGTTTCaattagtgatttttttctcttcttttcaCTTCTAACATTGTAGTTTGTGAATAAATAAAAGTtaatatttgatatttaatCTTTTCTTCAAGCCTTCTTCTGATTGTCTTGTTAACAAATACAAACGGCTTGTCTAAACTTTTTCCAGTGACGTGGCTTTTGATTCGCCTTATTTAAAGGGATGGACGTAACCAATAATGTGAGCAGATAGTCTATCAGTTAGTTAATCAGTTTGATTGTTTCAAAAGCGAAAAGCATAAATCATGGAACTGAAACAAATACGAGTTTGCTGTAAGTTACATTCGATTCCAGCGCCCTATTGAAAACATCCAATGATAACCTCAATCCAatacatttttctgttttttcaagCATCCTCACAAATTGTGCTACTACTTTGTGCTCTTTCCTATGGCTTGGCATTTCCCACAGAAAAAGAGGAAACCTATGTTGCCTCCACAGAAAAAGAGGAAACCATCAATGTTGCCTCCACAGAAAAACAAGAACCAAatgttgctcaaaattctgctaaaagTATAACGGGTAAGTAATTCAAACATTTTGTAGATAAAAATACCTTTGAAACGTTGAAAATTCAACTTAAGCTTATGAGTAGCAAATTGCAAATCCCCTAGTTCAACTTTCAAGACTTTACAGGTAAATTTACACCtttgataacaaaaatattgtataaatttaataatctcAACAGAAGCCTCTGGCCAGGAAACACAAACGGCTCGATCGAATAGAAAGGAAACCTACGACAAAGTAATGCAGCTGGTGGGTGATATTCAATCAAAGGAAACAAATAGCATCGACGACACCCATCTGAGGACCGAAGTGCAGAACGCCATCCAGGAACGTTTGAAGAATCCGATAGCAGATGTTGTGGGCAACATAGGATATTTTTCTAAGGTAATACttactttttattgtaaatGTAGGAAATTggtctaaatttaaaaatggatttctctATTTCCAAGGTCCAAGATTGTTTCAAAACCTTAGCTGATGCTGTGAAGGGAGCTGTGGATGAGGTCAAAAAGACGTACGACGATTGTcgcaaaaataaggaaaatagcATTGCCAGCTGTTTGAATCCTGCTAGCGCTACGCTGCGATTGAAAATGGAACCCATGAACACCAACATCCAAACGTGTATGCAAAGCAACAGCTCTTCTTAATGAAATTGAACGATTGATGATTCTTTCAGCATATTTTAACAATAGTCTGGCACGTATTTCACCGATATGTATAGAACCAATATGTATGAATATCACCTACTTGAATAAAAATCGA
It includes:
- the LOC129748135 gene encoding uncharacterized protein LOC129748135 isoform X2 — its product is MELKQIRVCSSSQIVLLLCALSYGLAFPTEKEETYVASTEKEETINVASTEKQEPNVAQNSAKSITASGQETQTARSNRKETYDKVMQLVGDIQSKETNSIDDTHLRTEVQNAIQERLKNPIADVVGNIGYFSKVQDCFKTLADAVKGAVDEVKKTYDDCRKNKENSIASCLNPASATLRLKMEPMNTNIQTCMQSNSSS
- the LOC129748135 gene encoding uncharacterized protein LOC129748135 isoform X1, giving the protein MELKQIRVCSSSQIVLLLCALSYGLAFPTEKEETYVASTEKEETINVASTEKQEPNVAQNSAKSITEASGQETQTARSNRKETYDKVMQLVGDIQSKETNSIDDTHLRTEVQNAIQERLKNPIADVVGNIGYFSKVQDCFKTLADAVKGAVDEVKKTYDDCRKNKENSIASCLNPASATLRLKMEPMNTNIQTCMQSNSSS